A DNA window from Parabacteroides johnsonii DSM 18315 contains the following coding sequences:
- the porT gene encoding type IX secretion/gliding motility protein PorT/SprT, with amino-acid sequence MRRLLFIICVFFLSVTAVMAQKEKVKNQPYADLKWFHLGFHVGLHAQDLILTNTGVATNGETWYAEIPSYSPGFSVGVIGDMYLNPYFNLRFTPTIHFGDKKFVFRRPEMEGVEGTDENPVVSMYSTSVRSNYLTFPLDVKYSAFRVNNYRPYLIGGIYGAFDLGRKKGNPILLKGTDFGVEFGIGCDIYLPFFKLCPELKFSFGLVDLLEKDRGDLTDPELIKYPNSLSKATSRMVTLTFNFE; translated from the coding sequence TTGAGACGTCTACTGTTTATTATATGTGTGTTCTTTCTGTCTGTAACTGCTGTAATGGCACAGAAAGAAAAGGTGAAGAACCAGCCCTATGCGGATTTGAAATGGTTTCATCTGGGATTTCATGTAGGTTTGCATGCGCAGGATTTGATATTGACTAATACTGGTGTGGCAACAAATGGTGAAACTTGGTATGCTGAGATTCCGAGCTATTCGCCCGGTTTTAGTGTCGGGGTTATCGGAGATATGTACCTGAATCCATACTTCAACCTGCGTTTTACGCCGACTATCCACTTCGGTGACAAGAAATTTGTGTTCCGTCGTCCTGAAATGGAAGGAGTGGAAGGGACGGATGAAAATCCGGTGGTAAGTATGTATTCCACTTCTGTCCGTTCCAACTATTTGACGTTTCCGCTCGATGTGAAGTACAGCGCTTTTCGTGTGAATAACTATCGTCCTTATCTTATCGGCGGTATTTATGGCGCTTTCGACCTGGGGCGTAAAAAAGGAAATCCGATCCTGTTGAAAGGAACGGATTTCGGTGTCGAGTTCGGTATCGGATGTGATATTTATCTTCCGTTTTTCAAATTATGTCCGGAACTTAAGTTCAGTTTCGGCTTGGTAGATTTGTTGGAGAAAGACCGGGGTGACCTGACAGATCCGGAATTAATCAAATATCCAAACTCCCTGTCCAAAGCAACTTCCCGGATGGTAACGCTCACTTTTAATTTCGAATGA